One segment of Sylvia atricapilla isolate bSylAtr1 chromosome 8, bSylAtr1.pri, whole genome shotgun sequence DNA contains the following:
- the NEUROG3 gene encoding neurogenin-3: MAPQSDRSPDEGQPYFGGAENPSSAAVGGSAGSRGASPARTALAPRDAAARRKGKARRGRGKARNEGLLSKQKRSRRMKANDRERNRMHHLNSALDALRSVLPTFPDDAKLTKIETLRFAHNYIWALTQSLRLAEQNLPEPPAPPPPAAAASPGPWVSPCPAAPPPAVLRRGPAAFPAFL, from the coding sequence ATGGCCCCGCAGAGCGATCGCTCGCCGGACGAAGGGCAGCCGTATTTCGGTGGTGCCGAGAACCCCTCCTCGGCGGCGGTCGGGGGCTCGGCGGGCAGCCGGGGCGCCTCGCCGGCCCGCACCGCCCTGGCCCCGCGGGACGCGGCAGCCCGCAGGAAGGGGAaggcgcggcggggccgcggcaAGGCGCGGAACGAGGGCTTGCTCAGCAAGCAGAAGAGGAGCCGGCGCATGAAGGCAAACGACCGGGAGAGAAACCGCATGCACCACCTCAACTCCGCCCTGGACGCGCTCCGCAGCGTCCTGCCCACCTTCCCCGACGACGCCAAGCTCACCAAGATCGAGACGCTCCGCTTCGCCCACAACTACATTTGGGCGCTCACGCAGAGCCTCCGTCTGGCCGAGCAGAACCTGCCCGAgccccccgcgccgccgccacccgccgccgccgcctcccccggACCCTGGGTGTCGCCCTGCCcagcggccccgccgcccgccgtcctgcgccgcggccccgccgccttCCCCGCCTTCCTCTGA